From Streptomyces sp. NBC_01754, a single genomic window includes:
- a CDS encoding MaoC family dehydratase: MVYEDFVPGEVVEHRPGRTITMTDNVWSSLLCLNQHPLHIDAVHAEQSRFGRIVVSSLVTFGIVNGMTVATISSKCVANLGWDKVRLTAPVFVGDTLHARTHVLAKRKSGKRPGEGIVTVRTHGLNQDGTTVIEFERTILVPRQEADG; this comes from the coding sequence ATGGTCTACGAGGACTTCGTCCCCGGCGAGGTCGTCGAGCACCGGCCCGGCCGGACGATCACCATGACCGACAACGTGTGGAGCTCTCTGCTCTGCCTCAACCAGCACCCGTTGCACATCGACGCCGTCCACGCGGAGCAGTCCCGGTTCGGCCGGATCGTGGTGTCGAGCCTGGTCACCTTCGGGATCGTCAACGGGATGACCGTGGCCACCATCAGCTCCAAGTGTGTCGCCAACCTCGGCTGGGACAAGGTGCGGCTGACCGCCCCGGTGTTCGTGGGCGACACGCTCCACGCGCGGACCCACGTCCTCGCCAAGCGGAAGTCCGGCAAGCGGCCCGGCGAGGGGATCGTGACGGTACGTACCCACGGCCTGAACCAGGACGGCACGACAGTGATCGAGTTCGAGCGGACGATTCTCGTCCCCCGGCAGGAGGCCGACGGATGA